The following DNA comes from Halalkaliarchaeum sp. AArc-CO.
GAACGGGCGAGGATACGGGAGCGACTCGCCAGCGATCCACCGACTGTCCACCGATCGGGAGGTGAAGACGGGTGACGAAGTCGGGGTCGATCAGAGAGTCGACGAAAGAGCGACCGCGTGAGCACGGCACCCGGGAGCAGGAGAACTGCCCGGAGTGCGCCGGACCGCTCGTCGTCCGCGAGGACGACGGGGAGACGGTCTGTGACGACTGCGGGCTGGTTACCAGGGAGGCGGCGCTGGATTCGGGTCCCGAGTGGCGGGCGTACGACGCCGCCGAACGGGAAAAGAAATCCCGAGTCGGCGCGCCGTCGACGGAGCTGCTCCACGACCGGGGGCTGTCGACGACCATCGGGTGGGACGACCGGGACGCTCACGGACGGACACTGGATTCCCGAAAGCGACGGCAGCTCGCGCGGCTCAGGCTGTGGGACGAGCGGTTCCGGACCAAGGACGCGCACGAACGGAACCTCAAACACGCGCTCGGCGAAATCGACCGGATGGCGTCCGCACTCGGCGTGCCCGATCCGGTTCGAGAGACCACCGGCGCGATCTATCGTCGGGCACTGAACGACGATCTACTTCCGGGTCGGTCGATCGAGGGGATGGCTACCGCTGCGCTGTACGCGGCTGCCCGGCTGGACGGGGTCGCTCGGTCGATCGAGGAGGTGACAGCGGTCAGTCGGGTCGATGGGATGGAGGTGAAACGGACCTACCGGTATCTCTCCCGCGAACTCGAACTCGAGGTCCCCCCGACCCATCCCGCGGAGTATCTCGGTCGGTTCGCCTCCGACCTCGGCTGCACCGACGAGACCGAACGCCGCGCGCGGGAGCTCATCGACGCCGCGACCGAACGAGGGGTCCACAGCGGCAAACATCCGGTCGGAATCGCCGCGAGTGCCCTGTATGCCGCCGCAACGCTGACCGACGAGGAGGTGACCCAGTACGATGTGTCCGACGTCGCGAACGTGAGCGAGGTCACGATCCGGAACCGGTACCGCGAGGTGCTGGAGGCGGGCGCGTCCGAGGGCGTCGTCGACGACGATAGCTTCACGAACGAGGGGACCGAGGAGGCCGACGCCTGACTGCGAGGACAACCGATCGAGGCCACCTGTTCCGCGGCGACGCCGGTGCAGTGACGGCATCTCCCCCGAATCCGTCTCACGACGGCGCCCGATAGAGCAGATCGTACTGGTGGGCGACGTAGGCAAGCTCCGCCGTCGCGAGTTGTCGCCGGCGCGTCTCAAGCCAGTCGTCGAATCCGTCCCGGTCCAGTTCCGGAACCGTCGAGGCCGCCGGATCGACCGCACCGTCGACGAACGAGAGGATCCGAGAGACGAACCAGCGCTCGTCCAGGGGATACCCGCCAGTCGCTCCGTCCCGGGGCCGGACGATCCAGTCGGAAGCGTTCGCCGCGAGGAGCGTGCCGTCACGGTCGGCCAGACGCGAGAGCGCGGCCCGTCCCGCACGGCTGTTCCGCCCGTCGACGGCGTCGATTGCGTCGTGATAGGCTCGCTCGACGGCGTCGTCGAGCGGGTGGTCGGGAGCGAACAGCGTCCCGCCGTCGAACGTGATCGGCAGGTACGCCAGGCCGCCGGGCGCGAGCGCAGACTCGATCGCCTCGATCGTCGGCTCCAGCGGTGCCACGTCGAGGAACGCCCCCGCGACGACGAGGTCCGCGCCGCGTTCGCCCGATATCCGTTCCTCCCCGCCGCGTTCGCCCGATGTCCGTTCCTCCCCGCCGCGTTCGTTCGCTCGTTGCGAGAGCAGTTCGAGCGCGTCACCTGTCTCGAAGGCGAACTGTACCTCGACCGGGCGACTCTCCCGGGAGGCCTCGATCCGTCCGCCGCGTTGGGTGTCGACCGCCTCGTATCCCCGATAGCGGAGCTCCTTCGGACGAGCGTCGCGTGCGAACGCGATCACTCGGGGGTCGCGATCGACGCCGAGGTAGTCGAACGCCCGGACGCCCCACGACAGCAGTCGGGGGACGGTCACCCCTGTTCCGCAACCCGCCTCGAGCACCCGCGGCGCTCGGGGGAGCCCCGCCAGTAGTGCCGCGCGCACCCGCCTCGAGAGCGCCCGCCGGTCGACGGATCGCTTCGCCTCGAGGTATCTGGGCTCGGCGTGGTCCATCGTCCCCAACTGTGTGGCGCTTCTCATCAACGTTCGGGTCAGGGGGCGGCTGGGTTGGTCCCGAGACGAGAACGGTCCGTGAGCTTGATTGCAGTTCCGCCCCCCGTTGGACCATGGCGAGGGTGGCGGTCGTCCACAACACGCTGGATTTCCGGGGCGGCGCCGACGTCGTCGCGCTGTCGGTCTGTGACGCGCTCGACGCCGGCCACCGGGGGAGCCACGACGTCGATCTGTTCACAATCGCGGAAACCGACCCCGACGAACTGGCGCCGCGGTTCGGACTCGACGTCGACGTTCCGGTCTGTGAGCCCCCCATGGCCGATCGGATCGCCCGGACGCTGGGAACGCTCACTCCACAGATCGGTCCCCAGATGGCCGCCAGGAGCGCTCTCGTCTCGCGGTTCTTCCGACGTCACGCCGACGGCTACGACCTCGCGGTGAGCACCACCAACGAACTCTCGCTTCCGCTACCCTCCGTGCAGTACGTCCACTTCCCGCAGTTTTCCCTCGGCCGTCTCCCGGACCGGTTCGACGCCGACCCAGGTCGGTTCGACTGGCTGTGGGCCCGACTAAGTGCGCCGACGCCCGGGGAACTCCCCGATGACGCGACGTTCGTGGCCAACTCCGAGTGGACCGCAGACGCTGTCGAGGCGATCTACGGCCGGTCGGCCGCCGTCGTCTACCCGCCCGTCCGGCCGATCCCGGGGCCACGGCCCTGGGAGGAGCGGGAGCTCGGAGCGGTGGTCGTCGGACGGATCGCACCCGATCGACGGACGTTCGAGGCGATCGACGTCGTCGACCGCGTTCGCGACCGGGGTCACGACCTCCACCTCCACGTGGTCGGCACCGCTCCGCGGGCGTACCGGCCGTACGTCGACCGGGTTCGTCGGGCGGCACGAGGACGGCCGTACGTCCACCTCGAGACGGACGTCCCGCGGGATCGGCTCGAGGCGCTGCTGCGGTCCCACCGATACGGGCTGAACGTCCGTCCGGACGAGTCGTTCGGAATCGGCGTCGCGGAGTTCCGCGCGGCGGGGATGATCGCGTTCGCCCCCGACGCCGGCGGGCAGCGGGAGGTGCTCGATGGCCGATCCGACAGGCTCTTCGAATCGCTCGAAGAGGCCGTCGATCTCCTCTCGGCGTCGATCGAATCGGGAGATCGTCCCGGGATGCCGACGGATCGATTCGGGCCCGACCGGTTCCGATCCGAGATCCGAACGCTCGTCGCGGACGCACTGGCTGAACTGTGAGGTTCCGTCAGTCCTGTCGTTTCGACGGTCGCGTTTATGATCCCGGGATGCTATCATGGACCATGGTCCAGTTCGAGCTCGATTTCGATTCGCTGACCGGCCTTCACTGGTTCGGCGTCGGTTGCGCGGCGGTGACGGGCGTCATTCACCTCTGGTTGGGCGTCGAGTTCATCGACAGCCCGATGGGGTGGAGCTTCCTGGCGGCCGGCCTGGGGTTTTTCGGCGCCATCGGTCTGCTGCTCGTTGGCGTCCGTCGGCGCCTGCTGTATCTGGTCGGCATCCCGTACACCGGAATCCAGATCCCGCTGTGGTGGATCGCCAACGACATCGTGGTTGCTGACCTGTTCGAACCCGGGATCGGCGTGTTCGACAAGCTGGTGCAGTTGCTGTTGATCGGTACGCTGGTCATCCTCTACCGTCGCGAGCGGGACGTCCCACAGTGAGCGATCGAACCGTGGCCGGAACCCACAGCTGGACCGCACGGCTCCGGGCCTCGTTCAAGCGGCGGATGGTGTGGCCCCTCGCGGGTCGTCTCGTCCGGACGCCCGCCTGGGACGCAGCGCTCGTGGGGTACGCCGCGGTCGCGTCCGCCGGGTTCCGTCCCGGCAGGCGGACCGACGCCGATCCGCTTGCACTGCGGTGGATCGATCCGGCCCGACCGCTGGCGGACGCACTGCCGCCGGCGCCGGAACGCCCACCGATCGGTCGCGTCGAGGGGGGCGACTGGGATCTGGTCGACGACCGGTTCGCCGATCGGCCGGTCCCGCGGGCGATCGAGTTGCGCTTCCGGGAGGGGAAGCCGTGGGAGGAAACGCCGCTTTCGGATCACGTTCGCGATCAGGTCGAGCGATTCGGCGACGCCTGGGGCCACGTCGAAGAGGCGTTCGAACGGCGGTCCAGGGAGATAGAAGCGCTGTACGAAGCAATGCGAGCCGACGGCTACCGCACCCAGGCCGAACTCACAGCCCGCGGCGATGGCGGCCCGGGACCGCCGCCGGTTCCGACGCTGGGGGAGATCACCGTCGACGTCGGCCGCGACGGGAGGCTCTGCTGGCGGCGCAACGGGCAACACCGGCTGGCGATCGCCCGGGTGCTCGGGATCGATCGGGTGCCGGTGCTCGTGGCCCGACGACACGAGGAATGGCAGGACGTGCGCGACCGGATCCGTGACGGCGGTGTCGGAGCCGTGGATCCGACTCTCGTCGGACACCCTGACCTCGCCGACCTGACCGGCTCGGCCGGGGTCGCTGGCCCGTGACTGTCGTCGAAACCCCCGACCTCGCCCGTCAGTCGCCGGTCGCCGCGCAGTTGTTCGGGCCGAGTTCCAGTTCGACCGTCCGCTGTTCGTCACCCGGTGGTTCCCGACTCGCGTTGACGTCGATGATCGTCTCGTAGTTCGGCGGC
Coding sequences within:
- a CDS encoding TFIIB-type zinc ribbon-containing protein yields the protein MRESTKERPREHGTREQENCPECAGPLVVREDDGETVCDDCGLVTREAALDSGPEWRAYDAAEREKKSRVGAPSTELLHDRGLSTTIGWDDRDAHGRTLDSRKRRQLARLRLWDERFRTKDAHERNLKHALGEIDRMASALGVPDPVRETTGAIYRRALNDDLLPGRSIEGMATAALYAAARLDGVARSIEEVTAVSRVDGMEVKRTYRYLSRELELEVPPTHPAEYLGRFASDLGCTDETERRARELIDAATERGVHSGKHPVGIAASALYAAATLTDEEVTQYDVSDVANVSEVTIRNRYREVLEAGASEGVVDDDSFTNEGTEEADA
- a CDS encoding class I SAM-dependent methyltransferase, with amino-acid sequence MDHAEPRYLEAKRSVDRRALSRRVRAALLAGLPRAPRVLEAGCGTGVTVPRLLSWGVRAFDYLGVDRDPRVIAFARDARPKELRYRGYEAVDTQRGGRIEASRESRPVEVQFAFETGDALELLSQRANERGGEERTSGERGGEERISGERGADLVVAGAFLDVAPLEPTIEAIESALAPGGLAYLPITFDGGTLFAPDHPLDDAVERAYHDAIDAVDGRNSRAGRAALSRLADRDGTLLAANASDWIVRPRDGATGGYPLDERWFVSRILSFVDGAVDPAASTVPELDRDGFDDWLETRRRQLATAELAYVAHQYDLLYRAPS
- a CDS encoding glycosyltransferase; amino-acid sequence: MARVAVVHNTLDFRGGADVVALSVCDALDAGHRGSHDVDLFTIAETDPDELAPRFGLDVDVPVCEPPMADRIARTLGTLTPQIGPQMAARSALVSRFFRRHADGYDLAVSTTNELSLPLPSVQYVHFPQFSLGRLPDRFDADPGRFDWLWARLSAPTPGELPDDATFVANSEWTADAVEAIYGRSAAVVYPPVRPIPGPRPWEERELGAVVVGRIAPDRRTFEAIDVVDRVRDRGHDLHLHVVGTAPRAYRPYVDRVRRAARGRPYVHLETDVPRDRLEALLRSHRYGLNVRPDESFGIGVAEFRAAGMIAFAPDAGGQREVLDGRSDRLFESLEEAVDLLSASIESGDRPGMPTDRFGPDRFRSEIRTLVADALAEL